One window from the genome of Variovorax sp. PAMC26660 encodes:
- a CDS encoding LysR family transcriptional regulator — MDSRFLQSFVSVVELGSIAEAARHLDMTPATIAQRVRALEADIGSQLIVRSGRTVRPTVSGARILARARSVLRELRDLQSAASDTELPAGPLRLGAIPTGLMGIIPLILKDWVRRHPHIGIYIELGSSTALYGRVMAGELDAAILVHPTFELPKTINWHCLRHEPLVLLTPARMKVTSALATIAREPFIRYDRQVVGGKMADDYLRQLGIRPNVRVELDGIEYIAKLVAEGLGVSVLPDWAVIGAPNRELKKWPLPPPCPVRTVGVLWQRSTVRAPLVDALVDIARAHFPPQAATR, encoded by the coding sequence ATGGATTCACGTTTTCTCCAGAGCTTCGTGTCGGTCGTCGAACTCGGGTCGATCGCCGAGGCGGCCCGCCATCTGGACATGACGCCCGCGACGATTGCGCAGCGCGTGCGCGCGCTGGAGGCGGACATCGGCAGCCAGCTCATCGTTCGCTCGGGGCGAACCGTCAGGCCCACGGTGTCGGGCGCACGCATCCTCGCGCGAGCGCGCAGCGTGCTGCGGGAGTTGCGGGACCTGCAGTCGGCAGCATCGGACACGGAGCTTCCCGCGGGGCCTCTGCGGCTCGGCGCCATTCCCACGGGGCTCATGGGCATCATCCCGCTGATCCTGAAGGACTGGGTGCGGCGCCATCCGCACATCGGTATCTACATCGAGCTGGGTTCGAGCACGGCGCTGTATGGCCGCGTGATGGCAGGCGAGCTGGATGCAGCGATCCTCGTGCACCCGACCTTCGAGCTGCCCAAGACCATCAACTGGCACTGCCTGCGTCACGAACCGCTGGTGCTGCTGACGCCTGCGCGCATGAAGGTCACGTCTGCGCTCGCCACGATCGCGCGCGAGCCGTTCATCCGCTACGACCGCCAGGTTGTCGGCGGCAAGATGGCCGACGACTACCTGCGCCAGCTCGGCATTCGCCCCAATGTTCGCGTCGAACTTGACGGCATCGAGTACATCGCGAAGCTGGTGGCCGAAGGGCTGGGCGTTTCGGTGCTGCCCGACTGGGCCGTCATCGGCGCGCCCAACCGCGAACTCAAGAAATGGCCGCTGCCCCCGCCCTGCCCCGTGAGGACCGTGGGCGTTCTCTGGCAACGCTCGACCGTGCGGGCGCCGTTGGTCGATGCACTGGTGGACATTGCGCGAGCGCACTTTCCACCACAAGCCGCAACGCGCTGA
- a CDS encoding sensor histidine kinase, whose product MKWLFQRSLVRRVALSLLLAFTLAWAVLVAYMYLDFRRTMDTDSGVVRAGRELNRALAGVRRDDVAVAVMDTMAKMINELRRGEGNLPGKVVFLLKDTDGKLVYVSPEIEGLAVRGDPEKMVDVKLGEQRYWLYEGSNPRWQVWVGEPHSGIPWLLGFIGSSLIVPFLIAFPFVLAPVWIAAAQGIKPLRMLGERIHLRSAEDLSPLGFDAKYAELKPLVKALEDLLAQLRGKVDRERSFVNDAAHELRTPLAVIGAQAHVLSRSIDPAERQEAAQHLEHAIARGSHLIQQLLELATMDGSTRPEMQRVDVAELTRRYLAQAAKDAANRQLELILESPDSVRFSLPVPLYESVLRNLLDNAVKYVDEGGHVVVTLRLEGGVLMLSVVDSGPGIPQEEHALVFDRFHRVSGTSAQGTGLGLSIARQACQRMGGTIELTQNPTGRGCAFEVRIRSRLTLDSLR is encoded by the coding sequence CATGTACCTGGACTTCCGAAGGACCATGGACACCGACTCCGGCGTGGTGCGCGCCGGCCGCGAACTCAACAGGGCGCTGGCCGGCGTCAGGCGTGACGATGTCGCGGTAGCGGTCATGGACACCATGGCGAAGATGATCAACGAACTGCGCCGTGGGGAAGGCAATCTTCCTGGGAAGGTGGTCTTCCTGCTGAAGGACACCGACGGAAAGCTGGTCTACGTGTCGCCGGAGATCGAGGGGCTGGCCGTGCGGGGCGACCCCGAAAAGATGGTCGACGTCAAGTTGGGCGAACAGCGTTACTGGCTCTACGAGGGGAGCAACCCGCGCTGGCAGGTGTGGGTGGGCGAGCCGCACTCGGGCATCCCGTGGCTGCTCGGTTTCATCGGCAGCTCGCTCATCGTGCCTTTTCTGATCGCGTTTCCGTTCGTGCTTGCGCCCGTCTGGATTGCCGCAGCACAGGGCATCAAGCCGTTGAGGATGCTTGGCGAGCGCATTCACCTGCGCAGCGCGGAAGACCTCTCACCACTGGGCTTCGATGCGAAGTACGCCGAGCTGAAACCGCTCGTGAAGGCGCTCGAAGATTTGCTGGCGCAGCTGCGAGGCAAGGTCGATCGCGAGAGATCGTTCGTGAACGACGCGGCGCACGAGCTGCGAACGCCGCTGGCTGTGATCGGTGCGCAGGCCCACGTACTGTCGCGCTCCATCGACCCGGCCGAACGGCAGGAGGCGGCGCAGCACCTCGAACACGCCATTGCACGCGGCTCGCACCTGATCCAGCAACTGCTGGAGCTGGCGACCATGGACGGCTCGACGCGCCCCGAGATGCAGCGCGTCGATGTGGCCGAGCTGACGCGGCGGTATCTGGCGCAGGCCGCGAAAGATGCGGCCAACCGGCAGCTGGAGCTGATCCTCGAATCGCCCGACAGCGTGCGCTTCAGCCTGCCGGTGCCGCTGTACGAATCGGTGCTGCGCAACCTGCTCGACAACGCGGTGAAGTACGTCGATGAGGGCGGGCATGTGGTGGTGACGCTGCGGCTCGAGGGCGGCGTGCTAATGCTGTCCGTGGTCGACAGCGGGCCGGGCATTCCGCAGGAAGAACACGCGCTTGTGTTCGATCGCTTTCATCGCGTATCGGGCACGTCGGCACAAGGCACGGGGCTGGGCCTTTCGATTGCGCGGCAGGCATGCCAGCGCATGGGCGGCACGATCGAACTGACGCAGAACCCGACGGGGCGTGGGTGCGCTTTCGAGGTCCGCATTCGGAGCCGGCTCACGCTCGATTCGTTGCGTTGA